The following are from one region of the Pseudorasbora parva isolate DD20220531a chromosome 12, ASM2467924v1, whole genome shotgun sequence genome:
- the gdf5 gene encoding growth/differentiation factor 5 translates to MKVLTSLPLLLGIWTLLYLVFIPQAHSLAGVAGHRGTGAAKPNPRLPVARNGTTHVKPSDNAKISRIRAGPPLITSEANPARVAVPVSLGRREAARSWVPKDAARVASSSSIQHQTGHNKGVSTQKSAAPAAIRAGQMKSTAPAPAHLRAKGAAKLENSAEPKHPLVTPHDYMLSLYWSRTSGEVNASVLHEAGMANTITSFVDRGQDDRAPLMRRQRYLFNISSMEKEGLLGAELRILRKKHMDSRKATFAKAVAVLILYTCASGKHKGVLVETLNIDPHSAPHWDVFDIWKHFKDFRNTPQLCFELEAVDQGRSLDLRLLGLGRAGRQAKEKAFFVVFGRTKKRGLFYNEIKARSGHDNKTVYEYLFTQRRMRRAPLPRGKKTNKNQTKPRCHRKQLHVNFKEMGWDDWIIAPLEYEAFHCDGVCDFPIRSHLEPTNHAIIQTLMNSMDPRSTPATCCVPTRLSPISILYIDSANNVVYKQYEDMVVESCGCR, encoded by the exons ATGAAAGTTCTGACTAGTCTCCCTCTTTTATTGGGCATCTGGACTCTGTTATACCTGGTCTTTATCCCGCAAGCGCACTCCCTCGCCGGCGTGGCCGGTCACAGGGGCACCGGAGCGGCCAAACCCAACCCGCGGTTACCGGTGGCGCGTAACGGGACGACGCACGTTAAGCCCTCTGACAACGCGAAGATCTCTCGCATCCGAGCTGGTCCACCTCTGATAACGTCCGAGGCTAACCCGGCTCGCGTCGCGGTGCCTGTGAGTTTAGGGCGCAGGGAGGCCGCGCGCTCTTGGGTACCCAAGGATGCGGCGAGAGTCGCATCCTCTTCTAGCATCCAACACCAAACGGGACACAACAAAGGAGTTTCCACGCAGAAATCCGCCGCGCCAGCTGCAATCAGGGCCGGTCAGATGAAAAGCACCGCTCCAGCACCTGCCCATCTGAGAGCGAAAGGCGCAGCAAAACTGGAGAACAGCGCGGAACCCAAACACCCTTTAGTGACGCCCCATGACTACATGCTGTCCCTGTACTGGTCACGGACCAGCGGAGAGGTCAATGCTAGTGTCCTGCACGAGGCTGGGATGGCCAATACCATCACCAGCTTTGTAGATAGAGGGCAAG ATGACCGAGCGCCCCTGATGAGACGCCAGCGGTACCTCTTCAACATCAGCTCGATGGAGAAGGAAGGCCTGTTGGGCGCAGAACTGCGCATCCTCCGAAAGAAGCACATGGACTCCCGTAAGGCCACGTTTGCCAAGGCCGTGGCGGTTCTGATACTGTACACCTGTGCGTCAGGTAAGCACAAAGGCGTACTGGTGGAGACTCTTAATATCGACCCTCACAGCGCCCCACACTGGGACGTGTTTGACATCTGGAAACACTTCAAAGACTTTAGAAACACTCCTCAGCTCTGCTTCGAGCTGGAAGCCGTCGATCAAGGCCGATCGCTTGACTTGCGATTACTCGGCCTGGGCCGAGCGGGAAGGCAGGCGAAGGAGAAAGCCTTCTTTGTGGTGTTTGGGCGTACGAAAAAGCGAGGGCTCTTTTATAACGAGATCAAAGCCCGTTCGGGTCACGACAACAAGACGGTGTACGAGTATCTTTTCACCCAGCGGCGGATGCGTCGGGCACCGCTGCCACgcgggaaaaaaacaaacaagaaccAAACCAAACCGCGCTGCCACCGCAAGCAGCTGCACGTCAACTTTAAGGAAATGGGCTGGGACGACTGGATCATTGCTCCCCTAGAGTACGAGGCCTTCCACTGCGACGGGGTCTGCGACTTTCCCATCCGCTCACATTTGGAGCCTACCAATCACGCCATTATCCAGACTCTCATGAACTCCATGGATCCCAGATCCACGCCAGCGACCTGCTGCGTCCCAACCAGACTCAGCCCCATCAGCATTCTGTACATCGACTCCGCCAATAACGTGGTGTACAAGCAGTACGAGGACATGGTGGTGGAGAGCTGTGGCTGCAGGTAG